One Mugil cephalus isolate CIBA_MC_2020 chromosome 10, CIBA_Mcephalus_1.1, whole genome shotgun sequence genomic window carries:
- the rpp25a gene encoding ribonuclease P protein subunit p25a, producing MEHQPTSFTPSSHSSSPKAGQSNLRRISRTEDSSLYPIPGLAADILHMRVKDGSKIRNLLRFATARMQGDGRDSTGTSLRQVVFTGSGRAVTKTITCVEILKRKVEGLHQVSKLYYKTVKEVWESPQQGAPGMTMDRTVAAICILLSKDPLDPHEPGYQPPQILCVPTEGVERHGGLFRTAPSSQHTAKRLCLDDWSVCPH from the coding sequence ATGGAACATCAGCCTACTTCATTCACTCCTTCTTCGCATTCTTCATCTCCAAAAGCTGGCCAGAGCAACTTGAGGAGAATCAGCCGCACCGAGGACAGCAGCCTCTATCCGATCCCGGGCCTTGCAGCCGACATCCTGCACATGCGAGTAAAAGACGGAAGCAAGATCCGCAATTTACTGCGATTTGCAACGGCTCGCATGCAAGGGGACGGGAGAGACAGCACCGGGACGTCACTGAGACAGGTGGTCTTCACTGGCTCAGGTAGGGCAGTCACAAAGACCATTACCTGCGTGGAGATCCTGAAACGTAAAGTGGAGGGGCTGCACCAGGTGTCCAAGCTGTACTACAAGACAGTGAAAGAGGTCTGGGAGAGTCCCCAGCAGGGAGCACCAGGCATGACCATGGATAGGACAGTTGCTGCCATCTGTATCCTTCTCTCTAAAGACCCTCTGGATCCCCACGAGCCTGGATACCAGCCCCCACAGATCCTCTGTGTTCCCACAGAGGGTGTGGAGAGACACGGAGGTCTGTTCAGGACAGCTCCCTCCTCACAGCACACGGCCAAGAGACTCTGTCTGGATGACTGGAGTGTATGTCCTCACTGA
- the LOC125015509 gene encoding cytochrome c oxidase subunit 5A, mitochondrial has translation MFRAAVRLSVSGVRSLTRTQPGSQAVLASRCYSHGKQETDEEFDARWVTYFNKQDIDAWELRKGMNTLIGYDLVPEPKILEAALRACRRLDDMASAIRILEAVKDKSGPHKDIYPYVIQELQPVLKELGISTPEELGIDKV, from the exons ATGTTCAGAGCTGCCGTCCGACTCTCGGTCTCCGGTGTCCGGAGCTTAACCCGCACGCAACCAGGGTCCCAAG ctGTCTTGGCCTCGAGGTGTTACTCTCATGGGAAGCAAGAGACGGACGAGGAGTTTGACGCCAGATGGGTCACTTATTTCAACAAGCAAGACATTGACGCATGGGAACTGAGAAAAG GGATGAACACATTGATCGGGTATGACCTGGTCCCGGAGCCAAAGATCCTTGAGGCTGCACTGAGAGCCTGTCGGAGATTAGATGACATGGCCAGCGCTATCCGAATTTTGGAAGCCGTCAAG GACAAATCCGGCCCTCATAAAGACATCTACCCGTACGTGATCCAGGAGCTGCAGCCGGTATTGAAGGAGCTCGGTATCTCTACACCCGAAGAGCTCGGCATTGACAAAGTGTAG